A stretch of the Notamacropus eugenii isolate mMacEug1 chromosome 2, mMacEug1.pri_v2, whole genome shotgun sequence genome encodes the following:
- the GHDC gene encoding GH3 domain-containing protein isoform X1, translating to MLPFLLPLLLHLFLEPGSFPVPPLPQLSHRCHWPGRSSYGYAIPLLGDPIKMLLPLLLLLLLLLPLMLLWWQKSQRTGKAWGRALQHSMALRALGWAAAWKQWRLEKSTRHVHQSQEQVLHWCLQGPRTASSPIREMPDLNSFRNQFPLIWPRLDPHSKRGETDEGLAMLQPPPSNSAPWDSSSQVTLLSFNFLKQLYPGALIPGGTARLTLTSPWPCSLPWPLRPLAWTCPSGTGTGEPQTLILAALATRELQVLEAGTATELLDVFSCLGTDWAGLVEAVAAGLPGYLPPAPIRAAELKTELEQGPHGLARRLWPQLQVVVTKDAGGQDVAKAALGNTWCQGLPFFSPAYVAAGGVIGMNPCLKQLKPGYILLPGPPFVELLPVQKKSQEEAPSTLLLGEALQGEEYELVLTNDASLTRCPLGDVVQVVDFYNQCPIVRFVRRLSQSLNVRGEGISEDVFSGALLCAVGLWPGAKLLDYCCAESGILAGSLPPGSFPHLQVSPFPRQYWTRPSPPGGPRGLWGTSCSPFLLTLIDALFLLSPRDAPNPET from the exons AtgctcccctttctcctcccccttcttctccatcttttcctgGAGCCTGGCTCCTTCCCTGTGCCCCCTTTGCCTCAGTTGTCCCATAGGTGCCACTGGCCAGGGAGGAGCAGCTATGGTTACGCTATCCCTCTCCTAGGGGATCCCATCAAgatgctgctgccgctgctgttgctgctgctactgctgctgccattAATGTTGCTCTGGTGGCAGAAGAGCCAAAGAACGGGGAAGGCTTGGGGCCGTGCACTCCAACACAGTATGGCCTTAAGAGCCTTGGGCTGGGCAGCAGCCTGGAAGCAGTGGCGATTGGAGAAGAGTACAAGACATGTCCATCAAAGTCAGGAGCAGGTGTTGCATTGGTGTCTTCAGGGACCCCGCACTGCCAGCAGCCCGATAAGGGAAATGCCAG ACTTGAACAGTTTCCGGAATCAGTTCCCTCTGATTTGGCCTCGCCTGGACCCCCACAGCAAGAGAGGGGAGACAGATGAGGGTCTGGCAATGCTGCAGCCTCCCCCATCTAACTCAGCCCCCTGGGATTCTTCTTCACAG GTCACACtgctgagtttcaatttcctgaAACAGTTGTATCCAGGGGCACTAATCCCAGGAGGCACTGCCCGGTTGACCCTCACTTCCCCCTGGCCTTGCTCCCTCCcctggcctctgaggcccctggCCTGGACTTGTCCCTCTGGGACAGGAACAGGGGAACCTCAGACACTGATTCTGGCAGCTCTTGCAACCAGGGAGTTGCAGGTGCTAGAAGCTGGAACAGCAACTGAATTGCTAGATGTCTTCTCCTGCCTTGGGACTGACTGGGCAGGGCTGGTGGAGGCGGTGGCTGCTGGCCTGCCTGGCTACTTGCCCCCTGCCCCAATCCGGGCAGCAGAGCTGAAAACTGAACTGGAACAGGGACCCCACGGATTGGCTCGAAGGCTCTGGCCCCAGCTGCAGGTGGTGGTGACGAAGGATGCAGGGGGGCAAGATGTGGCCAAAGCAGCCTTGGGGAATACCTGGTGCCAAGGGTTGCCTTTCTTCTCACCCGCTTATGTAGCCGCTGGAG GTGTAATTGGAATGAACCCATGCCTAAAGCAGCTAAAGCCAGGATACATTTTACTCCCAGGACCTCCCTTTGTGGAACTGCTCCCAGTCCAGAAGAAGAGCCAAGAGGAGGCCCCCTCCACCCTTCTACTAGGGGAGGCCCTTCAAGGGGAAGAATATGAGCTGGTGCTGACCAATGATGCTAGCCTCACCAG GTGCCCCCTGGGGGATGTGGTCCAAGTTGTTGACTTCTACAATCAGTGTCCTATAGTCAGATTTGTCCGAAG GCTGAGTCAGTCCCTCAATGTCCGAGGTGAGGGCATCTCTGAAGATGTGTTCTCTGGGGCATTGCTATGTGCTGTGGGGCTCTGGCCAGGGGCCAAGTTGCTGGATTACTGCTGTGCAGAGAGTGGCATTCTGG ctGGATCACTGCCTCCAGGAAGCTTCCCCCACCTACAAGTCTCTCCGTTTCCGAGGCAGTATTGGACCCGCCCAAGTCCACCTGGTGGGCCAAGGGGGCTTTGGGGAACTTCgtgctctcctttcctcctcacccTCATTGAtgcccttttcctcctttcccccagaGATGCCCCGAATCCTGAGACATAG
- the GHDC gene encoding GH3 domain-containing protein isoform X2: MLLPLLLLLLLLLPLMLLWWQKSQRTGKAWGRALQHSMALRALGWAAAWKQWRLEKSTRHVHQSQEQVLHWCLQGPRTASSPIREMPDLNSFRNQFPLIWPRLDPHSKRGETDEGLAMLQPPPSNSAPWDSSSQVTLLSFNFLKQLYPGALIPGGTARLTLTSPWPCSLPWPLRPLAWTCPSGTGTGEPQTLILAALATRELQVLEAGTATELLDVFSCLGTDWAGLVEAVAAGLPGYLPPAPIRAAELKTELEQGPHGLARRLWPQLQVVVTKDAGGQDVAKAALGNTWCQGLPFFSPAYVAAGGVIGMNPCLKQLKPGYILLPGPPFVELLPVQKKSQEEAPSTLLLGEALQGEEYELVLTNDASLTRCPLGDVVQVVDFYNQCPIVRFVRRLSQSLNVRGEGISEDVFSGALLCAVGLWPGAKLLDYCCAESGILGSFSDSSAPHYEVFVELRGVRGLSEDHRHKLDHCLQEASPTYKSLRFRGSIGPAQVHLVGQGGFGELRALLSSSPSLMPFSSFPPEMPRILRHRNLIEFLLRKVVS; the protein is encoded by the exons atgctgctgccgctgctgttgctgctgctactgctgctgccattAATGTTGCTCTGGTGGCAGAAGAGCCAAAGAACGGGGAAGGCTTGGGGCCGTGCACTCCAACACAGTATGGCCTTAAGAGCCTTGGGCTGGGCAGCAGCCTGGAAGCAGTGGCGATTGGAGAAGAGTACAAGACATGTCCATCAAAGTCAGGAGCAGGTGTTGCATTGGTGTCTTCAGGGACCCCGCACTGCCAGCAGCCCGATAAGGGAAATGCCAG ACTTGAACAGTTTCCGGAATCAGTTCCCTCTGATTTGGCCTCGCCTGGACCCCCACAGCAAGAGAGGGGAGACAGATGAGGGTCTGGCAATGCTGCAGCCTCCCCCATCTAACTCAGCCCCCTGGGATTCTTCTTCACAG GTCACACtgctgagtttcaatttcctgaAACAGTTGTATCCAGGGGCACTAATCCCAGGAGGCACTGCCCGGTTGACCCTCACTTCCCCCTGGCCTTGCTCCCTCCcctggcctctgaggcccctggCCTGGACTTGTCCCTCTGGGACAGGAACAGGGGAACCTCAGACACTGATTCTGGCAGCTCTTGCAACCAGGGAGTTGCAGGTGCTAGAAGCTGGAACAGCAACTGAATTGCTAGATGTCTTCTCCTGCCTTGGGACTGACTGGGCAGGGCTGGTGGAGGCGGTGGCTGCTGGCCTGCCTGGCTACTTGCCCCCTGCCCCAATCCGGGCAGCAGAGCTGAAAACTGAACTGGAACAGGGACCCCACGGATTGGCTCGAAGGCTCTGGCCCCAGCTGCAGGTGGTGGTGACGAAGGATGCAGGGGGGCAAGATGTGGCCAAAGCAGCCTTGGGGAATACCTGGTGCCAAGGGTTGCCTTTCTTCTCACCCGCTTATGTAGCCGCTGGAG GTGTAATTGGAATGAACCCATGCCTAAAGCAGCTAAAGCCAGGATACATTTTACTCCCAGGACCTCCCTTTGTGGAACTGCTCCCAGTCCAGAAGAAGAGCCAAGAGGAGGCCCCCTCCACCCTTCTACTAGGGGAGGCCCTTCAAGGGGAAGAATATGAGCTGGTGCTGACCAATGATGCTAGCCTCACCAG GTGCCCCCTGGGGGATGTGGTCCAAGTTGTTGACTTCTACAATCAGTGTCCTATAGTCAGATTTGTCCGAAG GCTGAGTCAGTCCCTCAATGTCCGAGGTGAGGGCATCTCTGAAGATGTGTTCTCTGGGGCATTGCTATGTGCTGTGGGGCTCTGGCCAGGGGCCAAGTTGCTGGATTACTGCTGTGCAGAGAGTGGCATTCTGG GCTCCTTTTCCGATAGCTCTGCTCCTCATTATGAAGTGTTTGTAGAACTGAGAGGGGTAAGGGGCTTGTCTGAGGACCATCGACATAAG ctGGATCACTGCCTCCAGGAAGCTTCCCCCACCTACAAGTCTCTCCGTTTCCGAGGCAGTATTGGACCCGCCCAAGTCCACCTGGTGGGCCAAGGGGGCTTTGGGGAACTTCgtgctctcctttcctcctcacccTCATTGAtgcccttttcctcctttcccccagaGATGCCCCGAATCCTGAGACATAGAAACTTGATCGAGTTTCTGCTAAGGAAGGTGGTGTCTTGA